One genomic region from Jiangella sp. DSM 45060 encodes:
- a CDS encoding sulfite exporter TauE/SafE family protein produces the protein MIVLAVAVFLGAAVQGAIGLGLGLLAAPVAALLAPELVPGTLLWLSLLLPVLTLAREWSHVDWWGLRWAFLGRVPATALGAWIVSVSSPRVLSVAVGLVILLAVALTVRTIRLPMRRGVLVAAGTVSGISGTATSIGGPPLALVYQSELGPRVRSTLAVYFLIGAGFSLVALTVVGELGMTQTLPALWLTPPLVAGFAAASALRRFVDGGRLRLAVMAVCTLSAVTLIVRSLAG, from the coding sequence ATGATCGTGCTCGCGGTCGCCGTGTTCCTCGGCGCCGCCGTCCAGGGCGCGATCGGGCTCGGGCTGGGCCTGCTGGCCGCGCCGGTCGCGGCGCTGCTCGCGCCGGAGCTGGTGCCCGGCACCCTGCTCTGGCTCTCGCTGCTGCTGCCGGTGCTCACGCTGGCGAGGGAGTGGTCGCACGTCGACTGGTGGGGTCTGCGCTGGGCGTTCCTCGGTCGGGTGCCCGCCACCGCGCTGGGCGCCTGGATCGTCTCCGTCAGCTCGCCGCGGGTGCTGAGCGTGGCCGTCGGGCTGGTGATCCTGCTCGCGGTGGCACTGACCGTGCGGACGATCCGGCTGCCCATGCGGCGCGGCGTGCTGGTCGCGGCCGGCACGGTGTCGGGCATCTCCGGGACGGCGACGTCCATCGGCGGGCCGCCGCTGGCGCTGGTCTACCAGAGCGAGCTGGGGCCCAGGGTGCGCTCGACGCTCGCGGTGTACTTCCTGATCGGCGCCGGCTTCTCGCTGGTGGCGCTGACCGTCGTCGGGGAGCTGGGGATGACGCAGACGCTACCGGCGCTGTGGCTGACGCCGCCGCTGGTGGCGGGGTTCGCGGCAGCGTCGGCGCTGCGGAGGTTCGTCGACGGCGGACGGCTGCGGCTGGCGGTCATGGCCGTGTGCACGCTGTCGGCCGTCACTCTGATCGTGCGTTCGCTCGCCGGGTGA
- a CDS encoding nucleotide pyrophosphohydrolase, translating into MAPVTDTSSLDGLRERLRRFAADRQWEPFHTPKNLAMALAGEAGELLAEFQWLTPEESAAVVTADPEAAARIRSELADVTNYLVHLAMALDVDLVANAHHKLDEVELRYPPGP; encoded by the coding sequence ATGGCCCCCGTGACCGACACCTCGAGCCTGGACGGCCTGCGCGAGCGGCTGCGGCGCTTCGCCGCCGACCGTCAGTGGGAGCCGTTCCACACCCCGAAGAACCTCGCGATGGCGCTGGCCGGCGAGGCCGGCGAGCTGCTGGCCGAGTTCCAGTGGCTGACGCCGGAGGAGTCCGCGGCCGTCGTGACGGCGGACCCGGAGGCGGCCGCGCGGATCCGCTCCGAGCTGGCCGACGTCACCAACTACCTCGTGCACCTGGCGATGGCGCTGGACGTCGACCTGGTCGCGAACGCCCACCACAAGCTGGACGAGGTGGAGCTGCGCTACCCGCCCGGCCCCTGA
- a CDS encoding DUF6578 domain-containing protein, which translates to MPTFPVLVHEWQFACCGEPFAVGDLVHWRLSLTEDGASPAEAVVTVDVVTGERVGSDEHGDDGTLLTVQGGPAAGVTAFGPPRPAGAAVSLTGTFAEDHHELVPESVPLTTGRITRVREAVVEYVRRDDALVPDPSTWELRDVRGFADRTHGTDKPPLFLVDLQNAGV; encoded by the coding sequence ATGCCCACCTTCCCGGTGCTCGTCCACGAGTGGCAGTTCGCCTGCTGCGGCGAGCCGTTCGCCGTCGGCGACCTCGTGCACTGGCGGCTGTCCCTCACCGAGGACGGCGCCTCGCCGGCCGAGGCGGTCGTGACGGTCGACGTCGTGACCGGCGAGCGGGTCGGAAGCGACGAGCACGGCGACGACGGCACCCTCCTCACCGTCCAGGGCGGACCCGCGGCCGGGGTGACGGCGTTCGGCCCGCCGCGGCCGGCCGGCGCGGCCGTCAGCCTGACCGGCACGTTCGCCGAGGACCACCACGAACTCGTCCCCGAGTCCGTCCCGCTCACCACGGGCCGCATCACGCGGGTGCGCGAAGCCGTGGTCGAGTACGTGCGCCGCGACGACGCGCTGGTCCCGGACCCGTCCACGTGGGAACTGCGCGACGTGCGCGGGTTCGCCGACCGCACCCACGGCACGGACAAACCCCCGCTGTTCCTGGTCGACCTCCAGAACGCCGGCGTGTGA
- a CDS encoding DUF4862 family protein — protein MPFIVGAYAAAPRGLEAGTPFRSFVDDVLAVPAVDGLEVPFLGNGSPWNDTAYLHATDPASEHVLTMIPATMMALGGSPAQGLASSDDDGRKQALEQLRRAYEFVVAAGEGPGGRFTAVELHPAPRHPHTSADAFRSSLDEALSWDWGGVRLTIEHSDAHSDTYAPSKGFLSLADELDVADERGMGVVLNWARSAIETRSVDGPREHLAAVVARGRLGGLVFSGVSDAATLDGAAWADLHLPIRGWSDAPVAADAAASLLTTDEVAAWLAAAGAPDLVGVKITSPSNATPAECRDLVRAHVAIVAAAVEADRARRG, from the coding sequence ATGCCCTTCATCGTCGGTGCGTACGCGGCGGCCCCCCGTGGCCTCGAGGCAGGCACCCCGTTCCGGAGCTTCGTCGACGACGTGCTGGCGGTGCCGGCGGTCGACGGGCTGGAGGTGCCGTTCCTGGGCAACGGCTCGCCCTGGAACGACACCGCCTACCTGCACGCGACGGACCCGGCGAGCGAGCACGTGCTGACGATGATCCCGGCCACGATGATGGCGCTGGGCGGGTCGCCGGCGCAGGGGCTCGCGTCGTCCGACGACGATGGCCGCAAGCAGGCACTGGAGCAGTTGCGCCGCGCCTACGAGTTCGTCGTCGCGGCCGGCGAAGGGCCGGGCGGGCGGTTCACCGCGGTCGAGCTGCACCCGGCGCCGCGGCACCCGCACACGTCCGCCGACGCGTTCCGGTCCTCGCTCGACGAGGCGCTGAGCTGGGACTGGGGCGGTGTGCGGCTGACGATCGAGCACTCCGACGCGCACAGCGACACGTACGCGCCGTCGAAGGGGTTCCTGTCGCTGGCCGACGAGCTGGACGTCGCCGACGAGCGCGGCATGGGCGTCGTGCTGAACTGGGCCCGTTCGGCCATCGAGACCCGCAGCGTCGACGGCCCGCGCGAGCACCTCGCCGCCGTCGTGGCGCGGGGACGGCTCGGCGGGCTGGTGTTCTCCGGCGTCTCCGACGCCGCCACCCTCGACGGCGCGGCCTGGGCCGACCTGCACCTGCCGATCCGCGGCTGGTCCGACGCCCCGGTCGCCGCCGACGCCGCGGCCAGCCTGCTCACCACCGACGAGGTGGCGGCCTGGCTGGCGGCGGCGGGCGCGCCTGACCTCGTCGGCGTGAAGATCACGTCACCGAGCAACGCCACCCCGGCCGAGTGCCGCGACCTCGTGCGGGCGCACGTCGCGATCGTCGCCGCGGCCGTCGAGGCGGACCGGGCTCGCCGCGGGTGA
- a CDS encoding zinc-binding dehydrogenase: MRAVVLDRYGGPEVLAVRDVAEPEPGPHQVVVRMAASGLNRLDVFVRQGLTGPGVRQPRALPHVMGAEGAGTVVAVGPAARTDLSPGDEVMVFSGLSCGSCRFCRRGETSRCPRYAILGEDVWGVQRELVALDPTSLLRVPAGLTLTEAAAVPTTFTTAWTMLMTTGRLRMGERLLVVGASGGVSTAAMQLAAWAGAEVWAATRSPDKARYLGGLPYVHEVVDSSVPGWSAEVRERTGGEGVDMVADAVGAPTWPDAIRSLATGGRLVICGATGGDRPDLSIRELYQAHRQILGAPFGGWNDFVDVVGLMGRTSIRPLVHATVPMERTGDGHLIIERDEHIGKVVVDLT, from the coding sequence ATGCGTGCCGTCGTCCTCGACCGCTACGGCGGGCCCGAGGTGCTCGCCGTCCGCGACGTCGCCGAGCCGGAGCCCGGCCCGCACCAGGTGGTCGTGCGCATGGCGGCGTCCGGGCTGAACCGGCTCGACGTGTTCGTCCGCCAGGGGCTCACCGGGCCGGGCGTGCGGCAGCCACGGGCGCTGCCGCACGTCATGGGCGCCGAGGGCGCCGGCACCGTGGTCGCGGTGGGCCCGGCGGCACGCACGGACCTCTCGCCCGGCGACGAGGTCATGGTGTTCTCCGGCCTGTCGTGCGGGTCCTGCCGGTTCTGCCGCCGCGGCGAGACCAGCAGGTGCCCGCGGTACGCGATCCTCGGCGAGGACGTGTGGGGCGTGCAGCGCGAGCTGGTCGCCCTCGATCCGACGAGCCTGCTCCGGGTGCCGGCCGGCCTGACGCTGACGGAGGCGGCCGCGGTCCCCACCACGTTCACCACCGCCTGGACCATGCTCATGACGACCGGCCGGCTGCGCATGGGCGAGCGGCTGCTCGTGGTCGGCGCCAGCGGCGGCGTCTCGACCGCCGCCATGCAGCTCGCGGCGTGGGCCGGCGCCGAGGTCTGGGCCGCCACCCGCAGTCCGGACAAGGCCCGCTACCTCGGCGGGCTCCCGTACGTCCACGAGGTGGTCGACAGCAGCGTCCCGGGCTGGTCGGCAGAGGTGCGCGAGCGGACCGGCGGCGAGGGCGTCGACATGGTCGCCGACGCCGTGGGCGCGCCGACGTGGCCCGACGCCATCCGGTCGCTGGCCACGGGCGGGCGCCTGGTGATCTGCGGAGCGACGGGCGGCGACCGGCCCGACCTCAGCATCCGCGAGCTCTACCAGGCACACCGGCAGATCCTGGGCGCGCCGTTCGGCGGCTGGAACGACTTCGTCGACGTCGTCGGCCTCATGGGCCGCACCAGTATCCGCCCGCTCGTCCACGCGACCGTGCCGATGGAGCGGACCGGTGACGGCCACCTGATCATCGAGCGCGACGAGCACATCGGCAAGGTGGTCGTCGACCTCACGTGA
- a CDS encoding dipeptidase, with product MTDTVKPATPYRSGRYTGYTSFSYLEEGRDYEAFALAPELGRVPAYELGLDDEQEERTRRLVQDNIIISLHDHPQVFPADMNEVRSYIRTGRERTGYLGLSQSGMTAVFDNMMDGTACVTSKSGWKFDDIVYDIGMRTSDIAHQDYVTIALGLDDIRSAHENDQLAIVLCLEAATPIENEVDRVDLLYGLGVRQMGIAYSEANTLGSGLKEAGDGGLTVFGHRAVERMNKLGIAIDVSHSGDRTCMDTFAASTKPVLITHAGARALWPTPRMKPDEVIRGCAETGGVIGIEAAPHTTLTQAHLEHSIESVMEHFEYCAELVGIEHVAFGPDTLYGDHVTLHDVFASNLGVHDAHKGPSYPKMPYVDGLENPTECFHNIVGWLVKHGYSDEDIIAVTGGNIMRALGEIWV from the coding sequence ATGACCGACACCGTCAAGCCGGCCACGCCCTACCGGTCCGGCCGCTACACCGGCTACACATCCTTCTCCTATCTCGAGGAGGGCCGCGACTACGAGGCGTTCGCGCTGGCGCCGGAGCTCGGCCGGGTGCCGGCCTACGAGCTCGGGCTCGACGACGAGCAGGAGGAGCGCACCCGCCGCCTCGTCCAGGACAACATCATCATCAGCCTGCACGACCACCCGCAGGTCTTCCCCGCCGACATGAACGAGGTGCGCAGCTACATCCGCACCGGCCGCGAGCGCACCGGCTACCTCGGCCTGTCGCAGTCGGGCATGACGGCCGTCTTCGACAACATGATGGACGGCACGGCCTGCGTCACCAGCAAGTCGGGCTGGAAGTTCGACGACATCGTCTACGACATCGGCATGCGCACGTCCGACATCGCGCACCAGGACTACGTCACCATCGCCCTCGGCCTCGACGACATCCGCTCCGCGCACGAGAACGACCAACTGGCCATCGTCCTGTGTCTCGAGGCGGCCACCCCCATCGAGAACGAGGTCGACCGCGTCGACCTGCTGTACGGCCTGGGCGTGCGCCAGATGGGCATCGCCTACTCCGAGGCGAACACGCTCGGGTCCGGTCTCAAGGAGGCCGGCGACGGCGGCCTGACGGTGTTCGGCCACCGGGCCGTGGAGCGCATGAACAAGCTCGGCATCGCCATCGACGTCTCCCACTCCGGCGACCGCACCTGCATGGACACCTTCGCGGCATCGACCAAGCCGGTGCTGATCACCCACGCGGGCGCGCGTGCCCTGTGGCCGACGCCGCGCATGAAGCCCGACGAGGTCATCCGCGGCTGCGCCGAGACCGGCGGCGTCATCGGCATCGAGGCGGCGCCGCACACCACCCTGACGCAGGCGCACCTCGAGCACTCCATCGAGTCGGTCATGGAGCACTTCGAGTACTGCGCCGAGCTGGTCGGCATCGAGCACGTCGCCTTCGGCCCCGACACCCTGTACGGCGACCACGTCACGCTGCACGACGTCTTCGCGTCGAACCTCGGCGTGCACGACGCGCACAAGGGACCGTCCTACCCGAAGATGCCCTACGTCGACGGCCTGGAGAACCCGACGGAGTGCTTCCACAACATCGTCGGCTGGCTGGTGAAGCACGGCTACAGCGACGAGGACATCATCGCGGTCACGGGCGGCAACATCATGCGTGCACTCGGTGAGATCTGGGTCTGA
- a CDS encoding Lrp/AsnC family transcriptional regulator gives MSNDSPAWLPGRLPSWSSGSGRLDDLDRAIIACLQLNGRATWQQIAAVAGASESTVSRRANRLLANRVVCVSAVPDPARCGLGTPVLMQVECAVGATTAVAGVLAMRSDVRFLALLTGSHDLVLEVVVGSRAHLADVLVDQLRSIPGITHTSTETVVRNFKTSYDWSRGLLGDRAALLERPAAPGGGRVTLDATDLQMVQILAADGRTSMSEVAARVGIGEAAARRRLDVLTSSGALWFATFVDPQAMGFQTEMFLWLGVDYARLEEVAAELARHPEVRYLSATAGYSDLACELVLRDLDDLYRFNTEVLGSLPGIRRVEMGQELQIAKRGFLTSSTVLPDIAPYVPR, from the coding sequence ATGTCGAATGATTCGCCCGCCTGGCTGCCCGGTCGGCTGCCTTCTTGGTCATCAGGGAGCGGCCGGCTCGACGACCTCGACCGGGCGATCATCGCGTGCCTGCAGCTGAACGGACGGGCGACCTGGCAGCAGATCGCGGCCGTGGCCGGCGCCTCCGAGTCGACGGTGTCGCGCCGCGCCAACCGGCTGCTCGCCAACCGCGTCGTGTGCGTCTCGGCGGTGCCCGACCCCGCGCGGTGCGGCCTCGGCACGCCGGTGCTCATGCAGGTCGAGTGCGCCGTCGGCGCCACGACGGCCGTCGCCGGCGTGCTGGCCATGCGCTCCGACGTGCGGTTCCTGGCCCTGCTGACCGGATCCCACGACCTCGTGCTCGAGGTCGTCGTCGGGTCCCGGGCGCACCTCGCCGACGTGCTGGTCGACCAGCTCCGGTCGATACCGGGCATCACCCACACCAGCACCGAGACCGTCGTGCGCAACTTCAAGACGTCCTACGACTGGAGCCGTGGTCTCCTCGGCGACCGCGCCGCACTCCTCGAGCGGCCCGCGGCGCCCGGCGGCGGGCGGGTGACGCTCGACGCCACCGACCTGCAGATGGTGCAGATCCTCGCCGCCGACGGCCGCACGTCGATGTCCGAGGTGGCCGCCCGCGTCGGCATCGGCGAGGCCGCCGCTCGCCGCCGCCTCGACGTCCTGACCTCGAGCGGCGCGCTCTGGTTCGCCACCTTCGTCGACCCGCAGGCCATGGGCTTCCAGACCGAGATGTTCCTCTGGCTGGGCGTCGACTACGCCCGGCTGGAAGAGGTCGCGGCCGAGCTCGCCCGGCATCCCGAGGTGCGCTACCTGTCCGCCACGGCGGGCTACAGCGACCTCGCCTGCGAACTCGTGCTGCGCGACCTCGACGACCTCTACCGCTTCAACACCGAGGTGCTGGGTTCGCTGCCCGGCATCCGCCGGGTCGAGATGGGCCAGGAGCTGCAGATCGCCAAGCGGGGGTTCCTGACCAGCTCGACCGTGCTTCCCGATATCGCTCCGTACGTGCCGCGCTGA
- a CDS encoding CapA family protein: protein MTDLGTHALGPAWLAAVGDVVVLDTPTGVDPRLSGLLRAAETAFANVESPLTNRGVPAEKAFVHRSDPARAADLAALGIDVATLANNHVLDFGAEGLDDTLAALDRVGIAAVGAGRDDTAARAPVVRTTTSGRVALLGLSAALPPGFAAAPGHPGAAPLRVLQQVSIDPVLAAEQPGMAPFVHTSAVAADLDAACAAVEAARARADLVVVAVHWGVPHGFAAPSYGLLAQYQRPAGHALIEAGAHLVVGHHPHELHPVERHRGGLIAYSVGNFLFHAWSDLAGEFPMRVPAAPYLSAFGSDVTLDSVVVLVSPPGADGLTVRFVPATMAAGEPVLATGDRARAIVDRLSDGGPVVARADVLPDTTIGEVLLEP from the coding sequence GTGACCGATCTCGGGACGCACGCTCTCGGCCCCGCCTGGCTCGCCGCCGTCGGCGACGTCGTCGTCCTGGACACTCCCACCGGCGTCGACCCACGGCTGTCCGGCCTGCTCCGCGCCGCGGAGACCGCCTTCGCGAACGTCGAGTCGCCGCTCACAAATCGCGGCGTCCCGGCCGAGAAGGCCTTCGTCCACCGCTCCGACCCGGCCCGGGCGGCCGACCTCGCGGCGCTCGGCATCGACGTCGCCACGCTCGCCAACAACCACGTGCTCGACTTCGGCGCCGAGGGCCTCGACGACACCCTGGCCGCGCTGGACCGGGTGGGCATCGCCGCCGTCGGCGCCGGACGCGACGACACCGCCGCGCGGGCGCCGGTCGTGCGGACGACCACCTCGGGACGCGTGGCCCTGCTGGGTCTGTCCGCCGCGCTCCCTCCGGGCTTCGCCGCGGCGCCCGGACATCCCGGCGCGGCGCCGTTGCGCGTCCTCCAACAGGTGTCGATCGACCCCGTCCTGGCGGCGGAGCAGCCGGGCATGGCGCCGTTCGTGCACACGTCGGCCGTCGCCGCCGATCTCGACGCCGCCTGCGCGGCGGTCGAAGCGGCCAGAGCGCGGGCCGACCTCGTCGTCGTCGCGGTCCACTGGGGCGTGCCGCACGGGTTCGCGGCGCCGTCCTACGGCCTGCTGGCGCAATACCAGCGTCCGGCCGGGCACGCCCTGATCGAGGCGGGCGCCCACCTGGTCGTCGGACACCACCCGCACGAACTGCATCCGGTCGAACGCCACCGCGGCGGGCTGATCGCGTACTCCGTCGGCAACTTCCTGTTCCACGCGTGGTCCGACCTCGCCGGCGAGTTCCCCATGCGGGTGCCGGCGGCGCCGTACCTCAGCGCGTTCGGGTCCGACGTCACGCTCGACTCGGTGGTCGTCCTCGTCTCCCCGCCCGGCGCCGATGGCCTGACGGTCCGGTTCGTCCCGGCCACCATGGCCGCCGGCGAACCGGTCCTGGCCACCGGCGATCGCGCCCGCGCGATCGTCGACCGGCTGAGCGACGGCGGCCCCGTCGTCGCCCGGGCCGATGTCCTGCCCGACACGACGATCGGTGAGGTGCTGCTCGAACCATGA
- a CDS encoding amidohydrolase family protein yields the protein MTDTTFFRAAGVFDAVRPGLRYGAGLLVRDGRVAAVGPPDEACPPGARQVDLGAVYLVPGFVDAHTHVTIRPGEGDQHGQLQRPAAWQTVRGVDNLRRMLASGVTTARIMTEEHDIDVHFKAAVAAGEVAGPRLRVAGRGLSPTGKHGSAAGGVDGADGARAAVRANAAKGADHIKIFTTGGVSSTDTSLEESNYSADEIAAIVETAAELGLMVSAHAHGGAGVDLAAAAGVRSVEHGALLTEQNIAALVAHGTWLVLTNTILFHPSGIEQGDAAEPAILAKVQQARASMEESVDRIRAAGLPIALGTDSMHGLFGYELQWLVAHGWSPEEALLAGTVRGAELMGVTDIGALEPGRRADFVALRRDPLQDIDAVREVAGVYRDGHLVVDADGFTRPAPSS from the coding sequence ATGACCGACACGACGTTCTTCCGAGCGGCCGGCGTCTTCGACGCCGTCCGGCCCGGGCTCCGATACGGGGCCGGCCTGCTGGTGCGCGACGGCCGGGTCGCCGCCGTGGGACCGCCGGACGAGGCGTGCCCGCCCGGCGCGCGGCAGGTCGACCTCGGCGCCGTCTACCTCGTGCCCGGGTTCGTCGACGCGCACACCCACGTCACCATCAGGCCGGGCGAGGGCGACCAGCACGGCCAGCTGCAGCGCCCGGCCGCGTGGCAGACCGTGCGCGGCGTCGACAACCTGCGCCGCATGCTCGCGTCCGGGGTCACGACGGCGCGCATCATGACCGAGGAACACGACATCGACGTGCACTTCAAGGCAGCCGTCGCCGCTGGTGAGGTGGCCGGGCCACGGCTGCGGGTGGCCGGACGGGGGCTCAGCCCCACCGGCAAGCACGGCAGCGCCGCCGGCGGCGTCGACGGAGCCGACGGCGCCCGTGCGGCGGTCCGCGCCAACGCCGCGAAGGGTGCCGACCACATCAAGATCTTCACCACCGGCGGCGTGTCCTCGACCGACACCTCGCTGGAGGAGTCGAACTACTCCGCCGACGAGATCGCCGCGATCGTCGAGACCGCCGCCGAGCTCGGGCTCATGGTGTCCGCGCACGCCCACGGCGGCGCCGGGGTCGACCTCGCAGCGGCCGCAGGCGTCCGGTCGGTCGAGCACGGCGCCCTGCTGACGGAGCAGAACATCGCCGCTCTGGTGGCCCACGGCACCTGGCTGGTGCTCACCAACACCATCCTGTTCCACCCCAGCGGCATCGAGCAGGGCGACGCCGCCGAGCCGGCCATCCTGGCCAAGGTCCAGCAGGCTCGCGCGTCCATGGAAGAGTCCGTCGACCGCATCCGCGCGGCGGGCCTGCCCATCGCCCTGGGCACCGACTCCATGCACGGCCTGTTCGGCTACGAGCTGCAGTGGCTGGTGGCGCACGGGTGGAGCCCCGAGGAGGCGCTGCTCGCCGGCACCGTCCGCGGCGCCGAGCTGATGGGCGTCACCGACATCGGGGCGCTCGAGCCCGGGCGCCGCGCCGACTTCGTCGCGCTGAGACGCGACCCGCTCCAGGACATCGACGCCGTCCGTGAGGTGGCCGGCGTCTACCGCGACGGCCACCTCGTCGTCGACGCCGACGGCTTCACCCGCCCGGCACCGTCTTCCTGA
- a CDS encoding aspartate/glutamate racemase family protein, with protein MTANTGEKTARDRTRRLAYLVPGPMHRTELGAAELERRQQKLRDWAFPGTEIEVRAVDRGPASIESMYEEYLSIPAMAELLVATEADGFDAAIVGCFGDPGLDGLREISDMPVVGPASASIALATTLGHRFSFVTVTASIVPALRRLAWEAGAADALASVRYIETSVLDVNKDHGAALGRMLEQGRLAVDLDGADVLVLGCMSMGFLDVAEQMTEELGVPVINPSRAGLHAAEATVAQGLTHSRRAYMTPPKIAAGAKLGELFVSGGGGRP; from the coding sequence ATGACAGCGAACACCGGCGAAAAAACCGCCCGCGACCGCACCCGTCGCCTGGCCTATCTCGTCCCCGGCCCGATGCACCGGACCGAGCTCGGCGCCGCCGAACTGGAGCGCCGCCAGCAGAAGCTGCGCGACTGGGCGTTCCCTGGCACCGAGATCGAGGTCCGCGCCGTCGACCGCGGCCCGGCCTCCATCGAGTCCATGTACGAGGAGTACCTGAGCATCCCCGCCATGGCCGAGCTGCTGGTCGCCACCGAGGCCGACGGATTCGACGCGGCCATCGTCGGCTGTTTCGGCGACCCCGGCCTCGACGGGCTGCGCGAGATCAGCGACATGCCCGTGGTCGGGCCGGCCTCGGCGTCCATCGCCCTCGCCACGACGCTCGGCCACCGCTTCAGCTTCGTCACCGTGACCGCCAGCATCGTGCCGGCCCTGCGCCGCCTGGCGTGGGAGGCCGGCGCCGCCGACGCGCTCGCGTCCGTGCGGTACATCGAGACGTCCGTCCTCGATGTGAACAAGGACCACGGCGCCGCCCTGGGCCGCATGCTCGAGCAGGGCCGACTGGCGGTCGATCTGGACGGCGCCGACGTCCTCGTGCTCGGGTGCATGAGCATGGGCTTCCTCGACGTCGCGGAGCAGATGACCGAGGAGCTCGGCGTCCCGGTCATCAACCCGTCGCGGGCCGGCCTGCACGCCGCGGAGGCCACCGTGGCGCAGGGCCTCACGCACAGCCGGCGCGCCTACATGACGCCGCCGAAGATCGCGGCCGGCGCGAAACTCGGCGAGCTCTTCGTCAGCGGCGGCGGAGGCCGGCCGTGA
- a CDS encoding sodium/solute symporter (Members of the Solute:Sodium Symporter (SSS), TC 2.A.21 as described in tcdb.org, catalyze solute:Na+ symport. Known solutes for members of the family include sugars, amino acids, nucleosides, inositols, vitamins, urea or anions, depending on the system.) produces MTEWVVLLGYLVLTLALGYFGLRMTKNDEDFYIAGGGLGWAVGGASIAATQMSSGLFIGTIGIMYAVGWSFAWVVFVFPLAYWIMVAVIAPRFTRQRKISLPDFIEARYYSRGARVIAALIILVAFVVYISAQVIAGGLIANALFGVSVKAGMVGFTVVVLAYTAIGGMFAVVYTDFLQMMIMIVGAAAAIPMVLGQTGGLNSMLALVDSANPVTFTWDGMAPSLLLTLSLAFFLGAVARPEQLVRFYAMKDMATIRKGIGFVIVLVGLAHTLVFVLALGSRTLFPALSTADQAMPVLAVHALPVFLGTLLLVAVASAMMSTISSVLLVAGTALSHDIYGVIRPGGSPQRRVLIGRIGTVAVGIVPMVMVLTGFGAGELVQFIVALFSALMGAVFLVPVVAGVLWRRATREGAIAAMIGGLAGTVGWRQWGDIGSIDPVVPGFAASLVLMVVVSLLTAPPPASATDPYFSDDVPEPAVEARGQA; encoded by the coding sequence ATGACCGAATGGGTCGTACTCCTCGGTTACCTCGTCCTGACGCTCGCCCTCGGCTACTTCGGGCTGCGCATGACGAAGAACGACGAGGACTTCTACATCGCCGGCGGCGGGCTGGGCTGGGCCGTCGGAGGCGCGAGCATCGCCGCCACCCAGATGAGCTCCGGACTGTTCATCGGCACCATCGGCATCATGTACGCGGTCGGATGGTCGTTCGCCTGGGTGGTGTTCGTCTTCCCGCTCGCCTACTGGATCATGGTCGCGGTCATCGCGCCGCGCTTCACCCGGCAGCGCAAGATCTCGCTGCCCGACTTCATCGAGGCCCGCTACTACAGCCGGGGCGCGCGCGTCATCGCGGCACTGATCATCCTGGTCGCCTTCGTCGTGTACATCTCGGCGCAGGTCATCGCCGGCGGGCTGATCGCCAACGCGCTGTTCGGCGTCTCCGTGAAGGCCGGGATGGTCGGCTTCACGGTGGTGGTGCTGGCCTACACCGCCATCGGCGGCATGTTCGCCGTCGTCTACACCGACTTCCTCCAGATGATGATCATGATCGTCGGCGCCGCGGCGGCCATCCCGATGGTGCTCGGCCAGACGGGCGGGCTGAACTCCATGCTCGCCCTCGTCGACAGCGCCAATCCGGTCACGTTCACCTGGGACGGCATGGCGCCGTCGCTGCTGCTGACACTGTCGTTGGCGTTCTTCCTCGGCGCGGTGGCCCGGCCGGAACAGCTGGTCCGCTTCTACGCGATGAAGGACATGGCGACCATCCGCAAGGGCATCGGCTTCGTCATCGTCCTCGTCGGACTCGCCCACACGCTGGTGTTCGTGCTCGCGCTGGGCAGCCGGACCCTCTTCCCGGCGCTCAGCACCGCCGACCAGGCGATGCCGGTGCTCGCCGTGCACGCGCTGCCGGTCTTCCTGGGCACGCTGCTGCTGGTCGCGGTGGCCTCGGCCATGATGTCCACCATCTCGTCCGTCCTGCTGGTCGCGGGCACGGCGCTGTCGCACGACATCTACGGCGTCATCCGGCCGGGCGGGTCGCCGCAGCGGCGCGTGCTCATCGGGCGCATCGGCACCGTCGCCGTGGGCATCGTGCCCATGGTCATGGTGCTCACCGGCTTCGGCGCCGGCGAGCTGGTGCAGTTCATCGTGGCACTGTTCAGCGCGCTCATGGGCGCCGTGTTCCTGGTGCCGGTGGTGGCCGGAGTGCTGTGGCGGCGCGCCACCCGCGAGGGCGCCATCGCGGCCATGATCGGCGGGCTGGCCGGCACGGTGGGCTGGCGGCAGTGGGGCGACATCGGCTCCATCGACCCGGTCGTGCCCGGCTTCGCCGCCTCGCTGGTGCTCATGGTGGTCGTCAGCCTGCTCACGGCACCGCCTCCGGCCAGCGCCACCGACCCGTACTTCAGCGACGACGTGCCGGAACCGGCGGTCGAGGCCCGGGGGCAGGCGTGA